From Desulfurellaceae bacterium:
GACTTCGCCGGGCGGGTGCTGCCCTTCGACAGTGCCGCAGCGCGGGCGTATGCGGAGAGCGCCGCCCGTCGCTGTGCTACCGGCCGCCCGGTTGCGCAGGCTGACGCTCAGATTGCCGCGATTGCCCGCTCTCGCGGCATGGCGCTGGCGACCCGGAATGTCCGGGATTTCGAGAATATGGGGATCGAGCTGCTTGACCCCTGGGCAGATGCCTGACCGGCACGGCCTGGGCACCGGCCACCCAATGCACCTCCACGCTACCCGTACCATCCGTCAGGAGTATGCCGAAAAAGACCCGGAGAGAAAGATGGTGCTGATGTCGCCGCACTGAGAGCACTT
This genomic window contains:
- a CDS encoding PIN domain-containing protein, whose product is MIVLDTNVVSELMRPSPAPAVEQWVATRPAASLFFSAVGEAELRYGVAILAAGRRRAALASAIEAMLREDFAGRVLPFDSAAARAYAESAARRCATGRPVAQADAQIAAIARSRGMALATRNVRDFENMGIELLDPWADA